Part of the Flagellimonas eckloniae genome, AAAAGACCGCGGAGGATTTTAATCCATCAGAATTTAATGCCAAAAAAATTGCCCAATTGGCAAAAGATGCTGGCATGAAGTATATTATCATTACCAGCAAACACCATGAAGGTTTTGCAATGTTCGATTCCAAAGCAAGTGATTTTAATATTGTAGATGCAACTCCTTTTGCACGCGACCCCATGAAAGAACTATCCGCTGCCTGTAAGGAAATTGGTCTTGGTTTTGGGTTCTATTATTCCCATAATCAAGATTGGACAGCTCCCGGCGCAAGTGGGGGACCTAAAAAAGATGCCAAGGGAAAAGAGGTTAACTTCAAAGACTACTTCTATTCCAAGTGTAAACCACAAGTGAGGGAGATTTGCACCAATTACGGAGACATAGATTTTGTATGGTTCGATACACCTGGCGATATGAAAAAAGAGTATGTAATTGAATTGGTAGATTTAGTAAAGGAACTACAGCCCAATGCCATGATGTGTAGCAGAGTTGGACATGGTATGGGAGATTATGCAAGTAAAGGCGATATGGAAGTTCCTACCCGAAATATTGAAGGTTTATGGGAAACTTGTGACACCAATAATGATTCTTGGTCCTATGCTTGGTATGACAATAACTTTAAAAGTCCTAAAATAATACTTCATAGGCTTATAGCAACAGTTGCAAGGGGAGGTTCCTATCTATTCAATGTAGGGCCGGATGGTAAAGGTAATATTCCAAATATAGGTGTTGAATTTTTGGAGGAAGCGGGAGATTGGATTAAAAAATATCCTCAGGTAGTTTATGCAGCAGGTAGTTCACCTTGGGGTCATGCACTACCCTGGGGAGATGTAACTACAAGTGGCAACTCCCTGTTTCTCTCTGTTTTCGATTGGCCCAAGGATGGAAAACTATATTTACCAGGTTTGGAAAGTGAGATTGAATCTGCACGAATTTTGGATGGAAGCAACAACAAGGAGATAGTATTTGAAAAAAAACAAGATTGGACTGTTTTTGAAATTCCACACAAAAAACCCGTTAAACCCGTTTCCGTTATTGAACTAAAAATGAAGAATGAGGCAAGCAAAACCAAGGTCAAAAACGATCTTGGGGTTTATCCGAATATAGCGGCCACCCTACTAGTGGATTTTGGAGAAGTTTCCAATGCAGAACAAGAGGAAATTAAATGGATGGAAAAATTTGGGGAATGGAAGCATGTTAATCAAGTAAGCAATTGGAAAGACAATGGCTCCGTAACTTGGACCGTAAATGTTCAAAAAGCTGGCTATTATTATATTGACCTTAATTATAAAGGCGAAGACAGGTTAGTATGGAAAGTGGTAACCGATGAGGGAGTTGTGGTACAGAACCAACAGGCAGCAACTGAAAAGTATGTAAGTTATAATATGGGTATTGTTGAATTTAAGGGAGCGGGAACCCATACACTAACTGCATCGTTGGTTGAAGGCAACAGGAATACATCAAGTTTAAAATCAATGCTATTAAAACCAACCAATTGATACTGTCAAAGGTTTTTTAAACTATCCACTAATAAAATAAAATCCAAAAGCTATTTATTAGTATTTTTGGCGACCTAAAGTAATTTTTTGACTCTAAGTCATTCAATTACTTTTCGTTGTTAAAAAGCCCACGTGGTGGAATTGGTAGACACGCTACCTTGAGGGGGTAGTGTTCGAAAGGACGTGCTGGTTCGACTCCAGTCGTGGGCACTTCAACCCATTCAAATTTGCTTATTTTGAATGGGTTTTGTTTTTTAAATAATGACTATCGTAAAACAATCTTGAACCCAGTCGTTCCAAAGAAATTGCAACATTAAAAAACCAAAGGCTAT contains:
- a CDS encoding alpha-L-fucosidase, with product MRKKYTILGLFICLSLQSQINETKEMNEMWGESKASLEALKNGKGKLFDEGNFGMFIHWGLFSNLGGIWNDKTYYGIGEWIMNPRVANIPPEEYKKTAEDFNPSEFNAKKIAQLAKDAGMKYIIITSKHHEGFAMFDSKASDFNIVDATPFARDPMKELSAACKEIGLGFGFYYSHNQDWTAPGASGGPKKDAKGKEVNFKDYFYSKCKPQVREICTNYGDIDFVWFDTPGDMKKEYVIELVDLVKELQPNAMMCSRVGHGMGDYASKGDMEVPTRNIEGLWETCDTNNDSWSYAWYDNNFKSPKIILHRLIATVARGGSYLFNVGPDGKGNIPNIGVEFLEEAGDWIKKYPQVVYAAGSSPWGHALPWGDVTTSGNSLFLSVFDWPKDGKLYLPGLESEIESARILDGSNNKEIVFEKKQDWTVFEIPHKKPVKPVSVIELKMKNEASKTKVKNDLGVYPNIAATLLVDFGEVSNAEQEEIKWMEKFGEWKHVNQVSNWKDNGSVTWTVNVQKAGYYYIDLNYKGEDRLVWKVVTDEGVVVQNQQAATEKYVSYNMGIVEFKGAGTHTLTASLVEGNRNTSSLKSMLLKPTN